The following is a genomic window from Candidatus Eremiobacteraceae bacterium.
ACCGGAGAAAGTCCGCGCGCAAGTCGTCGCAGCCGTTAGGTCTGGGCAGAGGCAATCAGCTGTCTCGCGAATCTTCGGCGTTTCACGCCGGATGATCGCTCGCTGGCTCAAGAGATTGAGTATGGAGACGGCGTCGTCGCGGCCCAAGCGTCAACCACGCAAGAGCTCACCGGAGCTCGAAGAACAGGTCCGGCAACTGCGCGAGGTGCACCGGATGGGCCCATGGCAGATAGCACATCGGCTTGGCAAGCCAAAGTCGACGG
Proteins encoded in this region:
- a CDS encoding helix-turn-helix domain-containing protein, with product MHCTTHFSPEKVRAQVVAAVRSGQRQSAVSRIFGVSRRMIARWLKRLSMETASSRPKRQPRKSSPELEEQVRQLREVHRMGPWQIAHRLGKPKSTVYKILVRLGINKLAPVEQLPTAGPRYEYDKPGGLVHMD